One genomic segment of Natranaeroarchaeum aerophilus includes these proteins:
- a CDS encoding DsrE family protein — protein sequence MPNTSDSVDSLGIVLETADPERAWNALRLGITALEDGKDVSVFLLGEGVEAEEITDNDEFDVRDRMEAFDEAGGELLACGTCLEIRNSEGSDVCPVSTMSDLLDVVTTSDRVLTIG from the coding sequence ATGCCGAACACATCGGATAGCGTCGACTCCCTCGGAATCGTCCTCGAAACCGCTGACCCCGAACGTGCGTGGAACGCGCTCCGACTCGGTATCACGGCACTCGAAGACGGAAAAGACGTCTCCGTCTTCCTGCTCGGCGAGGGCGTCGAGGCCGAGGAGATCACCGACAACGACGAGTTCGACGTTCGCGACCGGATGGAGGCGTTCGACGAGGCAGGTGGCGAACTGCTCGCCTGTGGTACCTGTCTGGAGATCCGCAACAGCGAGGGCAGCGACGTCTGTCCCGTCTCGACGATGTCGGACCTGCTCGATGTCGTCACGACGTCGGATCGTGTGCTGACGATCGGGTGA
- a CDS encoding acyl-CoA dehydrogenase family protein: MELLDDTIVPEHARDVKQEAREFANEHIKPNAEEYFRKGEYPHDILEAGQDAGLVAQDLGEDLGGRDLSLTEVLAIAEEFYRADAGIALTLQLASFGAEIVEEHGSEAQKEEYLRPVAEGEQITGLAVSEPDTGSDLAGMQTTAEKDGDEYVINGEKYWIGNGVEGDWLTLYARTDDDENNRYGNHSMFIIPTEGEGFHAEHIPEKMGFRASKQAHIVFDDFRIPEENLVGAEGAGFWMVADFFNHGRVVVAGHGIGLAAAAIEETWEFIHDREGFGRNISEFQAVQHGVADMRMEFESARALTWRAAEKVEAGEDPGLWAAMAKTKATETATDCAEQGMQFHGGRSVLTDRRIARVYRDVRVPVIYEGANEIQRNLIYRQS; this comes from the coding sequence ATGGAGCTACTCGACGACACCATCGTCCCCGAGCACGCCAGGGACGTCAAACAGGAGGCCCGCGAGTTCGCCAACGAGCATATCAAGCCAAATGCCGAAGAGTACTTTCGCAAGGGCGAGTACCCCCACGACATCCTCGAAGCCGGACAGGACGCCGGACTGGTCGCACAGGATCTCGGCGAGGATCTGGGCGGGCGGGATCTCTCGCTCACCGAGGTACTGGCGATCGCCGAGGAGTTCTACAGGGCCGACGCCGGGATCGCCCTGACGCTCCAGCTCGCCAGTTTCGGCGCGGAGATCGTCGAAGAGCACGGCAGCGAGGCACAGAAAGAGGAGTATCTCCGCCCGGTCGCCGAAGGGGAGCAGATCACCGGCCTCGCAGTGTCCGAACCCGACACCGGCAGTGATCTGGCGGGGATGCAGACCACCGCCGAGAAAGACGGCGACGAGTACGTCATCAACGGCGAGAAGTACTGGATCGGCAACGGGGTCGAAGGCGACTGGCTGACGCTCTATGCGCGGACCGACGACGACGAGAACAACCGCTACGGCAACCACTCGATGTTCATCATCCCGACCGAAGGGGAGGGGTTCCACGCAGAGCATATCCCGGAGAAGATGGGCTTTCGTGCCTCCAAACAGGCCCACATCGTCTTCGACGACTTCCGGATCCCCGAGGAGAATCTCGTGGGAGCGGAAGGCGCTGGCTTCTGGATGGTTGCCGATTTCTTCAACCACGGCCGTGTCGTCGTCGCGGGCCATGGCATCGGTCTGGCCGCCGCCGCAATCGAGGAGACGTGGGAGTTCATCCACGACCGCGAAGGGTTCGGTCGGAACATCAGCGAGTTCCAGGCCGTCCAGCACGGCGTCGCGGACATGCGCATGGAGTTCGAGAGCGCCCGTGCGCTCACCTGGCGCGCCGCCGAGAAGGTCGAAGCGGGTGAGGATCCCGGTCTCTGGGCCGCCATGGCCAAGACGAAAGCCACCGAAACGGCGACGGATTGTGCCGAACAGGGGATGCAGTTCCACGGCGGGCGCTCCGTGCTCACCGATCGCCGGATCGCTCGCGTCTACCGCGACGTGCGCGTCCCCGTGATCTACGAGGGCGCAAACGAGATCCAGCGGAACCTGATCTACCGGCAGTCCTGA